Proteins found in one Candidatus Poribacteria bacterium genomic segment:
- the folK gene encoding 2-amino-4-hydroxy-6-hydroxymethyldihydropteridine diphosphokinase produces MPNQFVAFTNRRGAAMLLPTANAMYSVYIGFGSNIGDRLAHIQNAIHALSKTEGITLQKISSVYKTDPVGYEAQAQFLNGVAAIQTNLPPLSLLHTLKNIEMAIGRQHRIRWGPREIDLDILIYGDLRLQTEKLVIPHPEMHHRRFVLVPLAEIAPDVVHPIFQETIQTLLERLEDDKSVSELGSIGLFETCFL; encoded by the coding sequence GTGCCTAATCAGTTTGTGGCATTCACGAATCGCCGGGGTGCAGCCATGTTGCTACCAACTGCAAACGCTATGTACTCAGTCTACATTGGCTTCGGAAGCAATATCGGCGACCGACTGGCGCATATCCAGAACGCTATTCACGCCTTATCGAAAACGGAGGGAATCACTTTACAAAAGATTTCCTCCGTTTATAAAACCGACCCCGTAGGATATGAAGCACAAGCTCAATTTCTGAACGGTGTCGCTGCCATTCAAACCAACCTCCCTCCGCTATCCTTACTACACACCTTGAAAAACATCGAAATGGCTATTGGTAGACAACACCGCATCCGCTGGGGTCCAAGAGAAATTGACTTGGACATATTAATCTATGGAGATTTGCGTCTCCAGACGGAGAAACTCGTCATTCCTCACCCAGAGATGCATCATCGCCGTTTTGTGCTGGTTCCATTAGCTGAGATTGCCCCGGATGTCGTGCATCCAATTTTCCAAGAAACCATCCAAACCTTGCTTGAACGTCTTGAGGATGATAAGTCCGTGTCTGAATTAGGATCCATAGGGTTATTTGAAACCTGTTTCTTATAG
- a CDS encoding AAA-like domain-containing protein gives MRWFETRGPVYPEDNYVVARTNELADFVKRIERGRYIVLFAPRQTGKTSFFRNAIDVLENRESAYFPIQLNFEGYVDSDATTFYTSLCEEIRKQIKDVFQNRQKDLPDRLSRFLESSEITEHISMRRFFEDLGSLLETQRFVMIIDEFDGIPEEAIRGFLHSLRHIYLSGRERCPHSIGIVGVKSITQLNYDRSISPFNIQDEFKLPNFTLEQVQELFSQYTAEVGQPFTPETIAAIHKQTTGQPVLVNRFAQILTEELDIPKSEPITRKHFSEAHIQLLREGHTNIDHLITNIHKDRRFEALLMKIASYDEGVRFSPYNEHINELATYGVIAEGADGMCEIINPIYHYCIMDAFKPIVNGLEQEYLPEDDRTEFQDYLTPDGQIQMAALLDNFRDFIARVGFRILQVPDTPREYVGQHMLFAYLEQFVQSVGGTMYLEVQTGRGRTDILILHRNRKYIVETKIWGGDRRYQAGKAQLAAYVKLEQAEEGYYVVFDHRNTPEPRVETETIDGLAIRSYVIPVMQERPSD, from the coding sequence ATGAGATGGTTTGAAACTCGCGGTCCCGTCTATCCTGAGGATAACTATGTCGTCGCTCGCACAAATGAGCTTGCGGATTTTGTCAAGCGGATAGAAAGAGGCAGATACATTGTCCTTTTCGCCCCGCGCCAGACTGGCAAAACTTCCTTCTTCCGGAACGCGATTGATGTCCTTGAAAACCGAGAAAGTGCCTATTTCCCAATACAACTTAATTTTGAGGGATATGTAGACAGTGACGCTACTACCTTTTACACTTCTCTCTGCGAAGAAATACGTAAGCAAATTAAGGATGTCTTCCAAAACCGCCAAAAGGATCTACCTGATAGACTCAGCCGTTTTTTAGAAAGTTCAGAGATCACCGAACACATTTCAATGCGCAGATTTTTTGAAGACCTTGGAAGTCTTCTGGAAACGCAGCGGTTTGTTATGATTATTGACGAGTTCGATGGTATCCCAGAAGAAGCGATCCGGGGGTTTTTGCATTCGCTTCGCCATATTTACCTCTCTGGAAGGGAGCGATGCCCACACAGTATCGGTATTGTTGGGGTCAAAAGCATTACACAACTCAACTACGATCGCTCCATCTCCCCGTTTAATATACAAGACGAGTTCAAATTGCCCAATTTCACGCTTGAACAGGTGCAAGAACTCTTTTCACAATACACCGCTGAAGTCGGACAACCCTTCACACCTGAAACCATTGCAGCCATTCATAAACAGACTACCGGTCAGCCTGTGCTTGTCAATCGCTTTGCGCAAATTCTTACCGAGGAATTAGACATCCCGAAAAGCGAACCGATTACAAGGAAACACTTTTCAGAAGCACATATCCAACTCCTGCGCGAGGGACATACTAACATTGATCATCTGATAACCAATATCCATAAGGATCGGCGGTTTGAGGCACTCCTTATGAAAATCGCCTCCTACGATGAAGGTGTAAGATTTAGCCCTTATAATGAACACATCAATGAACTTGCCACTTACGGTGTTATTGCTGAAGGTGCTGACGGTATGTGTGAAATTATCAACCCAATTTATCACTATTGCATCATGGATGCATTCAAACCGATAGTCAATGGATTGGAGCAGGAATATTTACCAGAAGACGATCGCACAGAATTTCAGGATTATCTCACACCGGACGGACAGATTCAGATGGCAGCACTCCTTGATAACTTCCGTGACTTTATCGCACGCGTAGGTTTCAGAATTCTACAAGTTCCGGATACGCCACGAGAATATGTCGGACAGCATATGCTCTTTGCTTACCTTGAGCAGTTTGTTCAAAGTGTGGGTGGAACTATGTATCTTGAGGTGCAAACAGGGCGCGGTAGAACGGATATTCTAATTCTCCACAGAAACCGAAAATACATCGTTGAAACAAAAATCTGGGGTGGAGATCGCCGTTATCAGGCAGGCAAAGCACAACTCGCCGCGTACGTTAAATTGGAGCAGGCTGAGGAGGGGTATTATGTTGTGTTTGACCATCGCAACACGCCGGAACCGCGCGTGGAGACAGAGACAATAGATGGGTTGGCAATTCGGAGTTATGTGATTCCAGTGATGCAGGAACGTCCATCAGATTGA
- the sucC gene encoding ADP-forming succinate--CoA ligase subunit beta, with protein MNIHEYQAKQILESHGVNTLPGQVAETSAEAETVARSLNCSRYIVKAQIHAGGRGKGGGIKLANSPAEVKQQAETLLGMQLVTPQTGPEGKQVRKVLIATAVEIEKEYYLAILLDRETSQLTLIGSEEGGVNIEEVAAQTPEKIIRTQIDPAFGLTEFQARAFAYKLITDTSYHSIIPNATKLILSLYNAFTGCDCSLVEINPLAIVTTDNELDIVALDSKVNLDDNSLWRHPDIAEMRDPHEEDPSELEASESSLSYIRLDGDIGCMVNGAGLAMATMDIIKQNGGEPANFLDVGGGATVEAVAHAFRLILADENVKAVLVNIFGGIMKCDTIANGIVEAAKQVELNVPLVVRLEGTNVELGKQIIAESDLNVQQAEGLSEAAQLAVTAANSG; from the coding sequence ATGAACATCCACGAATACCAAGCCAAACAAATCTTAGAGTCCCATGGTGTCAATACGTTACCCGGTCAAGTTGCCGAAACGTCGGCGGAAGCGGAAACCGTTGCGCGTTCTCTCAATTGTAGTAGATACATTGTCAAGGCACAAATCCATGCGGGCGGCCGCGGGAAAGGCGGCGGCATCAAACTCGCAAACTCACCCGCAGAAGTTAAACAGCAGGCTGAAACTCTCCTCGGCATGCAACTCGTGACCCCACAGACCGGTCCCGAAGGGAAACAGGTCCGAAAAGTGCTTATCGCTACAGCCGTAGAAATAGAGAAAGAGTACTACCTCGCTATATTGCTTGATCGGGAGACCTCACAGCTCACCTTAATCGGCAGTGAGGAAGGCGGTGTCAACATTGAAGAGGTCGCAGCGCAAACCCCCGAAAAGATCATTAGAACACAAATTGACCCCGCTTTCGGGTTAACAGAATTTCAAGCGCGGGCGTTCGCATACAAACTGATTACCGATACAAGTTACCATTCGATTATTCCAAATGCCACAAAACTCATTTTATCGCTTTACAATGCCTTTACCGGATGCGACTGTTCACTCGTAGAGATTAACCCGTTGGCAATCGTAACAACAGATAATGAATTAGACATCGTTGCCCTTGATTCTAAGGTAAATCTCGACGACAATTCGCTCTGGCGACATCCCGACATAGCTGAGATGCGTGATCCACACGAGGAAGATCCGAGTGAATTGGAGGCGAGCGAATCCAGTTTGAGCTATATCCGTCTTGACGGCGACATCGGTTGTATGGTGAACGGTGCGGGATTAGCGATGGCAACGATGGACATTATTAAGCAGAATGGCGGCGAACCGGCAAATTTCCTTGATGTTGGCGGTGGCGCAACCGTGGAGGCAGTCGCGCACGCCTTCCGTCTTATCCTCGCAGATGAAAATGTGAAGGCTGTTCTCGTCAATATCTTTGGCGGTATCATGAAATGCGACACCATCGCGAACGGCATCGTTGAAGCAGCGAAACAGGTCGAACTCAACGTCCCCCTTGTAGTCAGATTGGAAGGCACAAATGTGGAACTCGGTAAACAGATTATCGCCGAGTCGGACCTGAATGTTCAACAAGCAGAAGGGCTATCTGAAGCAGCACAACTCGCGGTAACGGCAGCGAACTCTGGATAA
- a CDS encoding phosphoglycerate kinase codes for MEKLELKDIDVTGKRVLVRVDFNVPMQEAKITDETRITAALPTLLSLINADAKIILVTHLGRPEVGSTADRETLSTEPIAVALSRKLGTRVAHVNDCIGESVQSAVDALRNGEVLLLENVRFYAEETENDAAFARQLASVAEVYVNDAFGTAHRAHASTEGVTHSLNPCVAGLLMAREIYYLSTSLENPARPYVAILGGAKISDKITLIETLLEQVDKLLIGGGMAYTFLSAMGLSIGNSLVETEKLDVAKSLVEREDFSDTVLLPVDHVVGRNFDPETESQIIGKRSIPEGWQGLDIGPETVSAFGEQIALAKTVVWNGPLGVYEFKNFAQGTIAVAKQIADSESVSIIGGGDCVAAIQQAGVADRMTHISTGGGASLEFLEGKPLPGIVALTDN; via the coding sequence ATGGAAAAACTTGAATTAAAGGATATAGACGTTACTGGAAAACGTGTTCTCGTACGGGTGGACTTCAACGTTCCGATGCAGGAAGCGAAGATTACAGACGAGACCCGCATTACAGCCGCGCTGCCGACACTTTTATCACTCATCAACGCTGATGCCAAAATCATCTTGGTGACACATTTGGGCAGGCCGGAGGTCGGTTCGACAGCCGACAGGGAAACGCTTTCTACCGAACCGATCGCCGTGGCTTTGAGTCGAAAACTCGGCACACGCGTTGCACATGTCAACGATTGCATCGGCGAATCGGTGCAAAGTGCAGTAGACGCTTTGCGTAACGGTGAGGTCCTGCTCCTTGAGAACGTCCGATTTTACGCTGAAGAGACCGAGAATGATGCCGCATTTGCTCGGCAACTCGCTTCTGTCGCGGAAGTCTATGTCAACGATGCCTTCGGCACAGCACACCGTGCACACGCTTCAACCGAGGGGGTAACGCACTCTCTCAATCCGTGTGTCGCGGGGCTCCTGATGGCACGCGAAATCTATTATCTCAGCACGAGTCTCGAAAACCCTGCACGTCCTTATGTCGCTATTCTCGGTGGTGCGAAGATATCCGACAAAATTACGTTGATTGAAACGCTCCTTGAACAGGTGGATAAACTCCTCATCGGGGGTGGTATGGCGTACACCTTTCTGTCAGCGATGGGGCTTAGTATCGGCAACTCGCTTGTCGAAACTGAAAAACTTGACGTTGCAAAATCCTTGGTTGAAAGAGAAGATTTCTCAGACACCGTTTTATTACCAGTAGACCACGTTGTCGGACGAAATTTTGACCCGGAAACCGAATCTCAGATTATTGGCAAAAGGTCTATTCCCGAGGGATGGCAAGGGTTAGATATTGGACCTGAAACCGTATCCGCTTTTGGTGAGCAGATCGCGCTCGCAAAAACAGTGGTATGGAATGGTCCCTTAGGTGTCTATGAATTCAAGAATTTTGCACAAGGCACGATCGCGGTGGCGAAACAGATTGCCGATTCGGAATCGGTGAGCATCATCGGTGGTGGTGATTGTGTCGCAGCAATACAACAAGCTGGGGTCGCAGATCGGATGACGCATATCTCAACGGGCGGCGGTGCCTCATTAGAGTTTTTAGAAGGCAAGCCACTCCCCGGTATCGTCGCTTTAACAGATAATTAA
- the proS gene encoding proline--tRNA ligase, which translates to MFDKIVPRSEDYAKWYTQVIRQAEMADYTPVRGCMVVRPYGYALWENVKEQLDTRFKETGHQNAAFPLFIPMSFIEKEAEHVEGFKPELAIVTHGGGKKLEEPLVVRPTSETIIGYMYSQWIQSYRDLPVLINQWANVVRWEPRTRLFLRTTEFYWQEGHTAHATHAEAEEETLRILDIYADFAVNEAAIPVIPGRKSESEKFPGALTSYTIEAMMGDKRALQAGTSHDLGQNFAKAFEIQYLDANQKQQHCWTTSWGVSTRMIGAIIMAHGDDQGLVLPPRLAPTQLVIVPIVPKNREDDKQAVMQAVDGICETLDGVRYHVDDRFDYSPGWRFNEWELKGVPLRIEIGPRDLSNQQVVLARRDIPGKEGKTFVPIDNAAETVTQMLDTIQADMLKRATEFRDANTFEPDTYDTFKEVIENGFARARWCGDAACEDQVSEETQATIRCIPMEQPDGDGECIVCGQFAAEIAVFSRAY; encoded by the coding sequence ATGTTTGATAAAATCGTTCCGCGTAGTGAAGACTACGCAAAATGGTATACCCAAGTCATCCGTCAAGCAGAGATGGCAGATTACACGCCTGTGCGCGGCTGCATGGTCGTGCGTCCCTACGGTTACGCACTCTGGGAGAACGTCAAGGAACAACTGGATACCCGTTTCAAGGAGACAGGACACCAAAACGCCGCTTTTCCGCTCTTTATTCCGATGAGCTTTATTGAGAAAGAGGCGGAACACGTCGAAGGTTTCAAACCTGAACTTGCTATTGTCACCCATGGTGGCGGAAAAAAGTTGGAAGAACCGCTTGTGGTGCGTCCGACATCTGAAACCATCATCGGCTATATGTATAGCCAGTGGATCCAGTCTTACCGTGACCTACCTGTGCTTATCAATCAGTGGGCAAACGTAGTCCGTTGGGAGCCGCGTACCCGTCTTTTCCTGAGAACGACGGAATTCTACTGGCAGGAAGGGCATACCGCACACGCGACCCACGCGGAAGCAGAAGAAGAAACGCTCCGCATTCTGGATATCTACGCCGATTTCGCAGTCAACGAAGCCGCGATCCCTGTTATCCCGGGTCGCAAGAGCGAAAGCGAAAAGTTCCCCGGTGCGCTTACCTCTTATACCATCGAGGCGATGATGGGTGATAAACGCGCCCTCCAAGCCGGTACATCGCACGATCTCGGACAGAACTTCGCAAAAGCTTTTGAGATTCAATACCTTGATGCCAATCAGAAACAGCAGCACTGCTGGACAACGAGTTGGGGAGTCAGCACGCGGATGATCGGTGCGATTATCATGGCGCATGGGGACGATCAAGGGTTAGTCCTACCGCCGAGACTCGCGCCCACACAACTCGTCATTGTACCAATTGTTCCGAAAAACAGAGAGGATGATAAGCAAGCAGTCATGCAAGCCGTTGACGGTATTTGTGAGACCTTGGACGGTGTCCGTTATCACGTTGACGATAGGTTCGACTATTCACCCGGATGGCGATTTAACGAATGGGAACTCAAAGGTGTGCCGCTGCGTATTGAGATAGGTCCCCGTGACTTGAGCAACCAGCAGGTCGTTCTCGCACGTCGTGATATACCGGGCAAAGAAGGCAAAACGTTTGTTCCGATTGACAACGCTGCGGAGACAGTAACACAGATGCTCGACACAATTCAAGCAGATATGCTGAAACGAGCGACAGAGTTTCGGGATGCAAACACCTTTGAACCCGACACTTACGACACATTCAAAGAAGTCATTGAAAATGGATTCGCGCGCGCACGCTGGTGTGGTGACGCAGCATGTGAAGATCAGGTTAGCGAGGAGACGCAAGCAACTATCCGATGTATCCCAATGGAACAACCCGATGGTGATGGTGAATGTATTGTCTGCGGTCAATTTGCAGCGGAGATCGCAGTCTTTTCTCGTGCATACTAA
- the sucD gene encoding succinate--CoA ligase subunit alpha encodes MSILVNKNTKVIVQGITGRSGRFHTEQCAAYGTQIVAGAVPGRGGSDVNGIPVYDTVADGVAATGADTSLIFVPARFNAADSVMEAAAAGVSLIVCISEHIPVLDMVRAKAYLKTGNFDNPFIIPNGPPRLIGPNCPGIITPGECKIGVMPEFAYMPGNVGIVSRSGTLTYEAAYQLKRLGIGQSTCVGIGGDPVIGTNFVDVLKLFEADDDTHAVVLIGEIGGTAEETAAAFVKNEMTKPVVGFIAGQTAPPGKRMGHAGAIISGGQGTAADKIQALKAAGITVADSLATIGETVAEILNC; translated from the coding sequence ATGAGTATACTTGTTAATAAAAATACAAAAGTGATCGTTCAAGGTATTACAGGCCGTTCTGGACGCTTTCATACGGAACAGTGCGCAGCTTACGGCACCCAAATTGTTGCCGGTGCAGTCCCCGGTAGAGGCGGGTCTGATGTAAACGGCATCCCCGTATATGACACTGTGGCAGACGGAGTCGCAGCGACAGGTGCAGATACCTCACTGATTTTCGTTCCCGCGCGTTTCAACGCGGCGGATTCAGTCATGGAAGCAGCGGCGGCTGGGGTGTCGCTTATCGTCTGTATATCCGAACATATCCCGGTCCTGGATATGGTTAGGGCGAAAGCCTACTTGAAGACAGGTAATTTTGACAATCCGTTTATCATCCCGAACGGTCCCCCGAGGCTCATCGGTCCGAACTGTCCGGGTATCATTACCCCCGGCGAATGCAAAATCGGTGTGATGCCTGAGTTTGCCTACATGCCGGGCAACGTCGGCATCGTCTCTCGAAGTGGGACGTTAACTTATGAAGCTGCCTATCAACTGAAACGACTTGGCATCGGGCAGTCCACGTGTGTCGGTATCGGTGGCGACCCTGTGATTGGGACAAACTTTGTTGATGTCCTGAAACTTTTTGAGGCGGACGACGACACGCACGCCGTTGTTTTAATCGGTGAAATCGGTGGGACAGCAGAGGAAACGGCGGCAGCGTTCGTGAAAAACGAAATGACAAAACCTGTCGTAGGTTTTATCGCTGGACAGACTGCGCCACCGGGCAAACGGATGGGACACGCCGGTGCGATTATTTCCGGCGGACAAGGCACCGCTGCAGACAAGATTCAGGCACTCAAGGCTGCTGGAATTACCGTGGCAGATAGCCTCGCTACTATTGGGGAAACTGTGGCAGAAATTTTAAACTGTTAA
- the panB gene encoding 3-methyl-2-oxobutanoate hydroxymethyltransferase: protein MKKDIAYLHTKKQQQQPITVLTCYDYPTACLQDEAGIDIVFVGDSVGTNILGYKSETEVTMADMRHHLKAVRRGVTDAYLLVDMPYAADRDAKHAVANAKLFLADGADGVKLEGGIEKVPIVTALAEQGIETCTHIGHNPQIHGSKAATHGKTFAKAKRLIEAASALTDAGAKLIVLEKITEEVSQIITETVDIPTIGIGAGRFCDGQVLVINDILGIGPPFKHAKRYQDYNQLTFEAISRYREEVTNGTFPSDANTSHIPPDKLERVQKWLKLRC from the coding sequence ATGAAAAAAGACATCGCTTACCTTCACACCAAAAAACAGCAGCAGCAACCGATCACTGTGCTGACCTGTTACGATTACCCGACCGCTTGCTTGCAAGACGAGGCGGGAATTGACATTGTTTTCGTTGGGGATAGCGTTGGCACGAACATCCTCGGCTATAAAAGCGAGACGGAAGTGACGATGGCAGATATGCGTCATCATCTCAAAGCGGTACGTCGCGGTGTGACAGATGCCTACCTCCTTGTTGATATGCCTTACGCCGCCGACCGCGATGCCAAGCATGCTGTTGCCAATGCGAAACTTTTCTTAGCAGATGGGGCAGATGGTGTTAAATTGGAAGGCGGTATAGAAAAGGTTCCGATTGTTACCGCGTTGGCTGAACAAGGCATAGAGACTTGCACGCACATCGGTCACAACCCACAAATCCACGGTAGTAAAGCAGCGACACACGGAAAGACTTTTGCTAAAGCGAAACGGCTCATTGAAGCAGCATCAGCACTTACTGACGCGGGTGCGAAACTCATCGTGCTTGAGAAAATCACCGAAGAAGTCAGCCAAATCATCACGGAGACCGTTGATATTCCGACCATCGGCATCGGTGCCGGACGGTTCTGTGACGGGCAGGTACTTGTCATCAACGATATATTAGGTATCGGTCCACCCTTCAAACACGCCAAACGCTATCAGGATTACAATCAATTAACTTTTGAGGCAATCAGTCGGTATCGCGAGGAGGTAACGAACGGTACGTTTCCGAGTGATGCGAACACCTCCCACATTCCCCCAGACAAGCTTGAGCGAGTGCAGAAGTGGTTAAAATTAAGGTGCTAA
- a CDS encoding adenine nucleotide alpha hydrolase, producing MTKQTSEMAPVPVLVSWSSGKDSAWALHTLRQKPERYDVRGIFTTVTKTFDRVSIHSTPAWVLKQQSEKLGVPLYEIPIPYPCSNAIYEEAMRKFLAEVEALPAHLTASHFAFGDLFLEDIREYREDKLKDTGFTPIFPVWGEDTPLLAEKMIASGLRAIITALNPTKVPADFAGRWFDANLLAELPEGVDPLGENGEFHTCVVDGPMFSSPVAAKPGEVVQRDIVSAKDKDDKIHTSSNTSPTYVYADVVPLDG from the coding sequence ATGACTAAACAGACAAGCGAAATGGCACCAGTGCCTGTCTTAGTTTCTTGGTCCTCAGGCAAAGATTCTGCGTGGGCACTACACACACTCCGCCAAAAACCCGAACGTTACGATGTCCGCGGTATTTTTACAACTGTCACAAAAACATTTGACCGAGTTTCGATTCATTCTACACCGGCGTGGGTGTTGAAACAGCAGTCTGAGAAACTCGGTGTGCCGTTATACGAGATACCGATCCCGTACCCTTGTTCCAATGCGATTTACGAAGAAGCGATGCGAAAGTTCCTCGCTGAGGTGGAAGCGTTGCCCGCACATTTGACCGCATCGCATTTCGCATTCGGGGACCTCTTCTTGGAAGACATCCGTGAATACCGAGAGGATAAACTCAAAGACACCGGTTTCACACCAATTTTCCCAGTATGGGGAGAGGACACACCGCTGCTTGCGGAAAAGATGATCGCTTCCGGCTTGCGGGCTATTATCACTGCGCTCAACCCAACCAAAGTTCCCGCCGACTTTGCAGGACGATGGTTTGACGCGAACCTCCTCGCAGAGTTGCCAGAGGGTGTGGATCCGCTCGGTGAAAACGGGGAGTTCCATACATGTGTTGTTGATGGACCGATGTTCAGTTCACCTGTCGCCGCAAAACCGGGAGAAGTCGTTCAACGGGACATCGTTTCAGCCAAGGATAAAGATGACAAAATTCACACAAGCAGCAATACGTCACCGACTTACGTCTATGCTGATGTAGTGCCGCTGGACGGGTAA
- a CDS encoding aminodeoxychorismate/anthranilate synthase component II, with amino-acid sequence MVLMIDNYDSFTYNLVQYLGELGAELEVHRSRKIGLDALDALQPERIVISPGPCTPKEAGISNDTIQHFAGKVPILGVCLGHQCIGDVFGGDVVRADRLMHGKTSMIHHNGAELFEGLDNPFEATRYHSLIVKRETLPDCFEITAWTDQDEIMGLRHKTLPIWGVQFHPESILTTAGKDLLANFLAL; translated from the coding sequence ATGGTTTTAATGATTGATAACTACGACTCCTTTACCTATAACTTGGTTCAGTATTTGGGTGAACTCGGTGCTGAACTGGAGGTACATCGGAGTCGCAAGATAGGGTTGGATGCGTTAGACGCGCTGCAACCGGAACGAATTGTCATTTCACCCGGACCTTGTACGCCGAAAGAGGCAGGCATCTCCAACGATACCATACAACACTTCGCCGGAAAAGTCCCGATTTTAGGGGTCTGTCTCGGACATCAGTGCATCGGAGACGTATTTGGTGGTGATGTTGTTCGTGCGGATCGGTTGATGCACGGCAAAACCTCTATGATACACCACAACGGTGCTGAACTTTTCGAGGGGTTAGACAACCCGTTTGAAGCGACGCGTTACCATTCGCTTATCGTGAAAAGAGAGACGCTCCCAGACTGCTTTGAGATTACCGCTTGGACAGACCAAGACGAGATCATGGGACTTCGGCATAAGACCTTACCTATCTGGGGTGTCCAGTTCCATCCAGAGTCAATCTTGACAACCGCAGGGAAAGACTTATTGGCAAACTTCTTAGCGCTTTAA
- the trpE gene encoding anthranilate synthase component I: protein MYYPTLEEFREKAKLGNTVPVYRPILADMETPVSAFYKLMPDNYAFLLESVEGGENIARYSFLGSQPSMLFHSKGHQVTIEYLEKGETVSQEYEDPLKALEEVMQGYQPVDVEGLPQFHGGAVGYMSYDMVRFVEELPDNTEDELQLPDCFFMIAETILVFDHVNHQIKIVANAHIDGDVDAAYTDAVAKIGALVEKLTAASDTHLRRNREDRFSNPPETVPDPDSNFTQPAYEEAVLRAKEYIAAGDIIQVVPSQRFNRPVSVDPFDIYRALRVVNPSPYMYYLKLNSFDIVGASPEMMVRVEDGIVQTVPIAGTRPRGKTPEEDRELGEALIADPKERAEHVMLVDLGRNDLGRVCEYHTVEVTELMIVERFSHVMHIVSHVVGRLRENLTAFDVIRACLPAGTLSGAPKIRAMEIIDELEPTRRGTYGGTVGYFSFSGSADTAITIRTAVIKDGTAYVQAGGGVVADSVPETEYYETMSKAWALLSAIEMAEQGLLL from the coding sequence ATGTATTATCCGACGTTGGAGGAATTCCGAGAAAAAGCGAAATTAGGAAACACGGTCCCAGTATATCGACCGATTTTGGCTGATATGGAGACACCGGTATCCGCTTTCTACAAGTTGATGCCGGATAATTATGCGTTCTTATTGGAGAGCGTTGAAGGCGGTGAAAACATTGCGCGTTACTCCTTCTTGGGAAGTCAGCCTTCAATGCTTTTTCATAGCAAGGGACATCAGGTTACGATTGAGTATTTAGAAAAAGGCGAAACAGTGTCGCAGGAATACGAAGATCCACTAAAGGCACTTGAAGAAGTGATGCAGGGCTATCAACCTGTTGATGTCGAAGGCTTACCGCAATTCCACGGGGGTGCGGTCGGTTATATGAGTTACGACATGGTACGTTTCGTCGAGGAATTGCCCGACAATACCGAAGATGAGCTGCAGCTTCCAGATTGTTTTTTCATGATTGCCGAAACGATTCTTGTGTTTGACCATGTCAACCATCAGATTAAGATTGTCGCAAACGCGCATATTGATGGAGATGTAGATGCCGCCTATACCGATGCCGTTGCGAAAATTGGGGCATTGGTCGAAAAACTCACAGCGGCTTCCGACACACATTTGAGGCGCAATAGGGAGGATCGTTTCAGTAACCCTCCGGAAACTGTCCCGGATCCGGATTCAAATTTCACACAGCCTGCTTATGAAGAAGCGGTCCTGCGTGCTAAGGAATATATCGCAGCAGGCGATATAATACAAGTTGTGCCTTCACAGCGGTTCAATCGTCCGGTGTCTGTGGACCCGTTTGATATCTATCGGGCGTTACGCGTGGTGAATCCGTCCCCATATATGTATTACCTGAAACTTAATAGTTTCGACATTGTCGGGGCATCGCCAGAGATGATGGTGCGTGTAGAAGATGGGATTGTCCAGACCGTTCCAATCGCTGGAACGCGCCCGCGGGGTAAGACTCCCGAGGAGGACCGTGAGTTGGGAGAAGCACTTATCGCCGATCCGAAGGAGCGGGCAGAGCATGTAATGCTCGTCGATTTAGGGCGAAACGACCTTGGACGTGTATGTGAATATCATACGGTTGAGGTAACCGAGTTGATGATAGTGGAACGCTTTTCGCACGTAATGCATATCGTTTCACACGTCGTAGGACGGTTGCGTGAAAATCTCACCGCTTTTGATGTGATCCGCGCATGCCTCCCCGCAGGAACACTTTCTGGCGCACCGAAGATACGTGCGATGGAGATCATTGACGAACTCGAACCGACACGTCGTGGAACCTACGGTGGGACAGTCGGCTATTTCAGTTTCTCTGGAAGTGCAGACACCGCGATTACCATCCGAACCGCGGTTATCAAAGATGGCACCGCTTATGTGCAGGCAGGCGGCGGTGTTGTTGCAGATTCTGTACCTGAAACTGAGTATTACGAAACCATGAGTAAGGCGTGGGCACTGCTGAGTGCTATTGAGATGGCAGAGCAAGGGCTTTTGTTGTAG